The genomic region CGCTCTTTGActtcttataaagcgccatatttttttgtaaaccatAAACAAACGGTCATGGAGATGTTCGTAGACTATTAgacatctctgttgttctcagaTGCATATATTTCTATCATATTTAAGTCTTGATGTCTAGTTTAAACTATGCAAACCATTCTTTATGAGGCATATTTACAGTCTTCTACTTGGTTTGTAAGTTTTTGGTGTACTAAAAGGCCTGGTTGCTTTAGAAATAACACTGTAGACAAAGTACAGTATAACccgaaataaacagtactgaaactgaaacataGGTTTTTCTTTCTGCACGCTGTCATACCCAAATTAACTTGTATAGACCTGTTGTTGTTCCTGTTTATTTCGGGCTATACTGTAATTATCTAATATAATTTGAACTTTTACttatgtcaaaaatgaataaccatttttaatttcgttgcaatacgaaactacagccgcatcattattccagttcaatcagagagtgcagcaaccacctctaccggtttcgaaacttattagtctctcatcaggaggcacatatgctgccctctctgacccaactaggacaaaccccggcatgcagtcactgatcgcaacgaacgaaatggcagggatgccctagcggcaactgttagcaaaaaactaagttaaaACTCCCTGCGATCAGTGACTGCATGCCGGGGTTTGTCCAAGCTGGGTCAGAGAGatcagcatatgtgcctcctgatgagagactaataagtttcgaaaccggtagaggtgcttgctgcactctctgattgaactggaataatgatgcggctgtagtttcgtgttgcaacgaaattgaaaataattattcatttttgatttacatgtttactctgattggagtacgagggaaccattctcgttggaactttaccacgctgagcagatgggacgtgaattataaattgtaaaattccctcatcttccttagtctcagcatccgttatggcttgcaaattgtagaagcttcggaggtgttaccaaagaaggttcccattgtttttagtctggtaggatgtagagtaacatttttggatgttgttttatgtgctatttttttacttatttgttTGGCAAAAATTTGACTTGGTTGAACAGCACTTTTGACATATTTTCTCGAATATTTCAAGtcattatactctgggctaattaacaaaatacaagaaaaagttatttaccagtaattttattgctggaattgaatcttatgattctatatactaataatataagtatgcaaagtccgcagatcgTGTGCTACTTATAAACAAAATAACGCCCccaaatcgtttttttttttcaattattgctttataactccaaagattttaactttagaccaaaaacacccaaataataattcaccgtaattaaattctgcatagagacatgtttttcccgatttagttcgacaaaaattttcctcggaaaatgcgggtttttccaacaaaatatttaattttcaactgaaatttaggtaagtaattatttactaGTAATTAGttaactcggtgacataaaagccCTTTTTAGTACAGATTATATtcccagaagccgatggaaattgaatgaagaGTTTAGTAACAATTAATTAAAGCCACCTAACTAACCCATTATtgaatgtcaaagttgcttttgttttgtaataataaattaatttatttattgtaacaaaaatttttaatttgtttaaacaaagattgtttaaataattatacagctttcaaatgagaatatttgtattttaaacgttaaaaggtacacttatgttaagtttatctaaaaaaaatcttcaactggaaaaaatatgtagttttattttcttatacataaattaatttattattacaaacaaaagcaactttgatatttaataatcGTTAAatgttagttagatggctctactcgagttacatGGTaacaaaaataaatgaagaaattTACTCCATGGCAAGCAgaaaaaatgcactttttaacgtataccgattttgatctttaagattccattttcttcaacctaatttttgattggaattttggtatttttggcatttttcacttgtaatatcgatagtttttattattataatatatgtcatGAGTATCTTAAAGATATGTGGAGAAAGAGTactgaaataaaaaggtgatgtcTCAAAATTTACcatcctattatttatatctttgccgtacatgccggtcaaatttgaccggttgtatttCAGGAACTACTcattaaaattaaacgttttttcttttaaaagaagcaaacTAGCGGATTCTTTCCAATATTGttccaataatttaatttcattgaatagttgccgagatattctatttgtttataagccaaaaaattgttaataattttacaattttcctgaggccgcttaaatagtccaatttcaattctgtaaagttcattggataggtatagtgcctttttatataaaaatcatagcCGTAAATTGtgaattaacaatttaattgttgctaaactgttcatttaatttccatcgccTTCTAAAAATATAATCTATACTTACTACTTACtaaattacttacctaaaatttcagttgaaaattaaagattttgttggaaaaacccgcattttccgagtaaagttttcgtcaaagtaaatcgggaaaaacatgtctctatgcagaatttaattacggtgaatatttatttgagtattttttatgtaaatttaaaatctttggagttatgaagcaataattgaaaaaaattttggggcgcaattttgtttataaaaaaagtaacacactatctgcggactttgcatacctatattattaataatatataggatcatacgattcgattccagcaataaaattgctggtaaataaccagCAATTGCCCAAAAATGGCACATTCTCCGATAATAATCTGCCCagcctatagggcttttcattcacagtcatttgtttcgagcttctgtcatatgtcgtataatccgatgaaaagccctattagaggTGGATAGCCTGCCTAAACCTATATTGTCAAATCTGTCCTAAACggaatatttatttctttaattaAATATAGGATGAGCCGATGACATCATCAAGACGACCAATATACCAAAAAAATtagatgcaaaaaaattaaaatttgagaataaaaatcgacctttctttgtatttttacaaactttagcAGGAACAAAGTTATTAACCTTACGTATTATTTTTATAGCACAATGAACATTTGAACTGTTGAAGATGTATGCTAGTCTTATGTGAATCTGAGCgtgtaataaatgcattttttgtaaaCTAGTTAGTGACcaatttactaatattttttattcttttttagttttttttataaacatttcgAAAATATTGGAGCACAGAAGCAAACAATGTATAAAGAAACTTGTGAAATAACGAAATATTTAAAGAAACCTTTAGAAGACATCACAGGAAAAAACGATCCTCCAAGGAATGTGGAAATGAATTTCTATGGAAAAAATGTCCAAAGGAAAGAAGAGTTAAATTCAATGAACTTCAAGAATATTAACCATGAAGCTAGATCAAGTCAATCTTCTAAACTCAGAAATAACACAAAATTTTCTAATTCTCACTTTCATCCTAGACTAAAAAATATCTCTGATATTAATTTCTCTAAAGATATACTCCAACTCCTCAACTATGGTCTCAAATACTCCATTCCTAAAGATTTATCTCTTAAAGATCTCGAGAGTCTCTCCATTGAGACTGATATAGTTATTCAAAATCTTTCACGTCTCTTTTCAAATAACAATTCTCTAAGAAATTCCTATTTCAAGTCATAAAAACTCATAATTCGTCTTTCTCTTAGAATGtttccttaataaaaaatatcaaaaacataaaCTTTTAGTAAAGCTGATAAAGGTAATTGTCTAGTAGTTCTGGATCAACATCACTCCACTTTGTTGTCAgcatacataaataataaattaaaaatagtctCTCCCAATTAAAGAAAATTAGAATCCAGGGCTCTGTCTGTAAAACTCTTTCCACCTTTTTTGTAAACTGTTTGTTAGGTCTTGTTTTTTGTCCTTCTGTTAATTATCTCCAAATCATAAAAACTCCAAATTCATTTTTCCCTTCCTTAATGTTCCCTTAATCAATAATATTATCAAAAAAactaacttaatttttagcaaagcTGATAAAGGTAATTGTCTTGTAGTTCTGGATCAATACCACTCTTTGTTGTCAGAAGACAAGATCGATAATAAATTAAAAGTATTAATATATGTTAGGGAAATAAAGGGCCTCTACTCACAATCATCTAAATAGGTTTTATTATATTGTAAGATGgggcgaccggtttcgctgtttatatgTTTTATAGCATCGTCAGGTCCACAAGAAACTTAGgctaaaaaatatatacatattgagTGTAATTAACAGTGATGCTAAAGAGTGTATATAACGATACAAACGGTTATTAAGGTAAGTTAAAGTAGATTTCAAAGTTaatttataaattcaaaaatatatataagtTAACTTTGAAATCTAATATAACTTACAGTACATCAACTGTTAACTACTAAAGTCCTCTATAGTACTCTATACTATATTAATAACTGTTTGTATcgttatatacagtgatgagcgaaCTAATAACccgcaaaataacgcaaaagatggaaaacatattaagttgtgagataaaaagcgatgaacctagtggaggtgttaaatttagcgatattaacttgtagattgacattatattgattgtttcccacctttagacgtatcgaacgAATTTGAGACATGCCACTGTcatagtgacagttttagttgacatactcctctgatacgtctaaaggtggggaACAATCAATTTAATGTCAATTTggatgttactatcgctaaatttaacaactctaccagtttcatttcattttatctcacaatttaatatgtttttcatcttttgcgctattttgccggttattagcatgctcatcactgtatatacccTTAAGCATCACTATTATTTACACACACTATTTATATGTTGTTCAGCCTAAGCTTCTTGTGGGCCTGACGATTCTGATAACAtgtaaacagcgaaaccggtcgccTCATCttactttaatgtaataaaactTATAAAGGATTACGAATAGAGGACCTTTATTTCCCTGACTTACATGATTGTGTGCTCATACCAGCAACAGTTTCATCATTTTAAAAGTacctattaatttaaaaattaagaGACATCAAGAAATTTTCTGATTTTTCTCTGACCACGAAGTCACATATCTCAAAAAAATTCCTCTCATCATTAACCTGTACGCGTCTTTCGCCAGGACCtcaatttttgacccttcgcttagttatcgatcattcgctatctgtacactaaacagatacgaagcgaatacgttcgataacgaagcgaagggtcaaaaatcgaggtcctggacGTATGTCTCCCTCAACTGTTTCCATCTGTCTCAATATTCGTCATCACAAAATAATTTAGGATCATCACATATAATATTATGGTcaatattattttctattatgAATATTTAAACTACATAAAGTTCTATGCTAGGAATGTTGATGACACTCTAGTTAACTGGTTGCAGATAATTATTAAGTATATCAGTTCTTGGATTATATTAGCAAGTTCCATCAGTTTATAAAGACAAAATGATAATTGTATTTTCATTTGGAAACACAAAATGATAATTGTAGTTTGAATTTTCTTGACTTAACACTTATTTTAAAGAATATTTTCTTAAATTTGATATTTATAGAAAACCAACCCATACTGGTATATGTATATACACAATAATTAATATACCCAATAGTTCTTTTCACCAAATCCAACATAAGTTAGCAACTTTCCACAGCTGTATTCACAGACTTGTTTCCTTACCAATTTCTTATAAATCTTATAACAGTGAATTAGAAAATACATGTCAAAGAACGTTAAGAAATAGAACTAGTACCTATAActgttaaataaaattttacaacaaaGATTAAACAGACATTTGGAAAAGTCTGCTAATTTCTTTATTAGTTAGTAGAGATAATGAATTATTATAGATTCAACTTTCAATGATAatagttataaataaacattagctATATATTTCAAAGATTATGGTAATATATTCTTAAAAACAAACAATAACCTGGGTCGGTTGCTTATGAACAACAAAGATAAGACTGATGCAATGAGTCTTGGTAGTGTACATATTATAATGTTGAGTACCTGTAATAGCCAATATGTTATTTGAACGTATAGGTCTTTTCAAATCCGCCTCCAAGAAGAGGTCAGATACATCAGACTCCCTTCATCATCTGGACAGTCACAATTTTTTGTCCATATAACAGAGCCAATTCAGAAACAGAGTTTTAAGTTTTCCATTTCGAGAATAAAGGCCTAAAAATGAATAACTTAGaacatttatgcctggttgcaccaacagatcttaagctccagcttagctaagctctacttatagatagggcctccttgagtattaCTTactttgcaccataattttagattcttaccttattatcaattacatatattattatattatggtattcttattgtaatatattataattatattatattaattattatgatattctcgacttaagcttaagatctgttggtgcaaccgggcattagaaATTTTAAAGTCTATGAATGATCTTTCGTATAAAAACTTTTTCCATTTCAGAACCTCAGAAACCTCTCCATATATTTCAACACTCCTCTTTTCAACCttcaatttttaaattacgacatttaaaaatgtttaataataatatttataaatttataaataacataatgtttaagtatgtatatatttttaaagaaaaataaaacataaaatataaatCTTCTGTAACTAcgttttatttgaaataattcaGACACATTAAACCTGGAGATAGATATATGTACGTTGCTAGAACTGATTATACAGGGAAAATTTAAGGAAAGGGGTGCGTAGGTGCGCAGGGAGACATATAATACAAtagctgcgcaacctgagagaatgatgGTATGGACGGATGTACATTAAGAGAATGGGTACGAAATTTcagcttcaatgctatttaaatgggattaatttttttcgaattctgagaaaactaataagtatttttgaaaaatttaaacgcataatgaaagaatactttattaccgagggacgaaagttcctgaaaacttctataatgtttattttaataagttacaggggtgaaaatctaagagaaaatttagtgtgatttttaattccaaatatctcattcaaaagaaactttttattcattctaaggaactttcggccctcggtaataaagtaatctttcattctgcgtttaaatttttccaaaaaaaatgattacatttaaaatacattgaaacttTTGACAGatgtcaaaatgttcctttcctaTTAAGGGGAtaggtacgtattttcggctgcaatgctattcaaatggggattcatttttttcgaatcctgagaaaactaataagtatttttgaaaaatttaaacgcagtatgaaagattacgttattagggAGGGCCGAAAGAGggcctgagaacttctataatgtttattttaataagttacaggggtgaaaagttaagagaaaatttagtctgatttttaatttcaaatatctcattcaaaaaaaaaaaaactttttatttattctaagggactttcggccctcggtaataatttagtctttcattctgcatttaaatttttcaaaaatatttattgttttttcaggattcgaaaaaaatgaacacaatgtccgtggtaatattttccagatctatctttgtcttacaacgcactcagtcgaatagaatattgtcagcatattgtcagtcagacagtgacaatcagtgacaattttaaatatttgacatagcatcgggaatattttaagttgttgattaaataatattgataaataccTATATAATAGTGTaagacattttcaagtagaatgacattctagtaatttttacatatccataccagtgtgaattttactacacgtaatttgccgtgtaaagacagaaaaagtggggatagtcgtaaaatatttgcgaattatgtaccgatggccttaaggtgatacagtagcgatcaacaggtagccaaaacgcgttccaagattgcggctgtaattttgaatattttttcgagatattcggcacacgtattcgtaatataataaagaatggcggtacagagcccaatttgaaaaatatattaatatgtggaaattactctgtaattaaataaaatattagaaaaacgagcctgtaccgccattaagaagaacaaaaaaatacactttcttcaaataaacttttttatccaatgcctagattttgtgtcattttggaactactaatgaaataaaaaaatttagtagttccaaaatgacacaaaatctaggcatcggataaaaaagtttatttgaagaaagtgtatttttttgttcttcttgtacaggctcgttttttaatattctatttaattacagagtaatttccacatattaatatatttttcaaattgggctctgtaccgccattctttaataTGTCACGAATACGcgtgccaaatatttcgaaaaaatattcaaaattacagccgcaatattggaacgcattttcgctacctgttgatcgctactgtttcctcttaaatgaaTTTTTCAGAGCAACCATCTCTAAAGTTATAATAGTTATGAAGACTGTCGACATCTGTCGTGGAGAtagcacatgaagaagaagatatttgtAATATAATTAGTTAACCTTTAAATAATATCATCTTTCAAGGAGGCTTGAAAGATGTACtacaggcgggcgcccctgtttggggagCGCCAAAATGAGCATTTTCTGCTGGTCTtacacaaaatactaatttaaagacAAACCTAAAGGCacctatgctagttttgcaggcggtcACCTTATACCCTATCTTTACTATCAATTATCCCTATTAAATTGATTTCATTGTATAAACAGTATTCATTTGATAAGACACCCCACAATCAAATCCTTCTTTTTTATCTACGATTAAAGATATTTACTAGAACTTTGCtcatgttctgttcaattttctTAGAATTTTCCAATTCAATTTTGCATAGTACTCTATATTCCTTTTCGTGGATTGGTACTTCAATGAGCTAATTATTTCTAATTTTGAAATAGATGGGTAAGTAATAGCAAAGTTTAGACACTTTgaaaatttatcaaataaatGCAGCTTTTATTGTTCTGTATAGAtcataatcatttttttaatgaacagttttaaattcTTCAGATTCAAAATTAATAGATTGAAAAATGCAGATAAAATTCTGAGTGACCAACTTAAGagaaacagctccccactcctcaacctattcagttaaagactttaaaatacaTAGTAAAATAAATCACTTAATAGTGAGTAatcacagtagcgatcaacaggtggcgaaaacgcggtccaagattgcggctgtaattttgaatattttttcgagatatttggcaaacgtattcgtaatataataaagaatggcggtacagagcccgatttgaaaaatatattaatatgtggaaattactttgtaattaaatatatataatggatttctacggctgtcgccgcctctccatacccagcttccaattttttctatcgtaacacatatcttcatctaattgcctcgaatccattgtctcctgaatattgtccctccagcttcttcgtggtcgtcctattcttcttctctccggtgggacccactctaatgtttttctcggccagcgagtctcattcattcttttaacgtgaccgaaccatgtcagctgtctcttttcaatatcgtctattatagtttgtaattactttgtaattaaatacaatattaaacaacgagcaccgccattaagaagaacaaaaaatacactttcttcaaataaacttttttatccgatgtctagattttgtgtcattttggaactactaatgaaataaaaaatgctagtagttccaaaatgacacaaaatctgggcattggataaaaaagtttatttaaagaaagtgtattgttttgttcttcttaatggcggtacaggctcgcttttttaatattgtatttaattacagagtaatttccacatattaataaattttttaaattgggctctgtaccgccattctttattatattacgaatacgtgtgccaaatacctcgaaacaatattcaaaattacagccgcaatcttggaacgcgtttttgctacctgttgatcacta from Diabrotica virgifera virgifera chromosome 3, PGI_DIABVI_V3a harbors:
- the LOC114345218 gene encoding uncharacterized protein LOC114345218 gives rise to the protein MYKETCEITKYLKKPLEDITGKNDPPRNVEMNFYGKNVQRKEELNSMNFKNINHEARSSQSSKLRNNTKFSNSHFHPRLKNISDINFSKDILQLLNYGLKYSIPKDLSLKDLESLSIETDIVIQNLSRLFSNNNSLRNSYFKS